From Balneola sp. MJW-20:
AAGAAGGTAATTACCGGGCTTTACTGGTTGATGACCGAAACAGAAATAATACCTGGGATCCTCAAAACGAAAGTGCTTATCCTTTTGACAAAGAAATGGTACAGATCGAAGAGGAAATCACAGATACTCTGAATACGATCTATGTTGCACAGAGAGATACTCTTTCTCCTGAGTTACAGGGGGTAGGGTTGCTTTCGAAACGGCGAATGAGGCTGAGGTTCAGCGAGGGCATTCGTGTGCTTCCAGATAATGAGATCAGCATATCCGATTCATCCGGAAATCTTTGGTCAAAAGCTTATTTACTCTATCCTTCACCTGAAGACCCTTTTGTTCTGTTTGCTCAGACTGAGAAAGAACTCATTGAAAGTATGAGCTTCAGTATTTATTTAAGAGGTTTTGAAGATGAAAGTGGTAATACGTTGAAAGAAAATAAATTAGAGTTCAATGGATCTGCACAGCAGGATACTACATTTCAACGGTTGATCGGTATTAACAGCCGTGAGATCGATCTCAGAGATTCTCTTGTGATCACATTTGCTGCTCCCGTAACTCAGCCAGAGATCATAGATTCGACCGTTATCATTGAAGGAGATGTAGCATTTAAAGACTGGCCTGGTCTGGATACGTTGAGGAATAAACTTATTATCAGTCCACAGGGAGAGTGGATCCGTGATATAGATTATCAGTTCCAGGTATGGGATCCTGCTACCAGAAAACGAAATCCATTTACCCCGGAAATCTGGGATTCTACCGATTACGGTGCAATAGAACTGATTCTGTCCGGAGCCGATTCAACCAGCGTATATGACGTGATCCTGGAAGACGAAGGTGGGCAGATCTTAAGAGAGGAATCTTTTAGTCGTACACTATTATTAAGCGGATTAGCACCTTTAAAGTATCGCCTGATCGTTTTCAGGGACGATAATGATAACCAGGAATGGGATTCCGGTACTGTGGTTCCATATTCACCCCCGGAAAAATATTATGTTCAGTTTCCTGTAACGATAGAAAATGGTTTTACTTCAACAATCAGACTATCTTTTAATTGATATGAATGATTTAATTTCCCAGTACATCCCCGAGATATATCAGTTACCCTTAATTATTGGAGTGATAATAGCCCTAACTATTATTACCGCTTCGGTTGTTTCACGGCTCTTCAAGGTACTGGTTGTAAAATACCGCGAGCAGAATGATGAGTCCGGACTCACAAGTATGCTGTTCTTAAGGCGTTCAATAGTGGTACTTATTTATATAGCCGGCTTTAGTTTTGCTATATATATGATCCCACAATTCCGGGTTATCGCCGGATCCTTACTTGCAGGTGCCGGTTTGCTTGCCGTAGCTGTTGGTTTTGCCTCCCAGCAGGCTTTGTCAAACATTATTGGCGGATTATTCATCGTTATTTTTAAGCCATATAAGATCACGGACCGAATTCAGGTACGGACAGATCTGGTTGGAGTGGTGGAAGACATCAATCTGAGGCATACTGTGATCCGTAATTTTGAGAACAAAAGGATCATCATTCCTAATTCCGTGATTAGCAATGAGGTACTCATTAATTCTAATTACGAAGATGACAAGATCTGTAAATGGATCGATCTGAGCATCAGTTATGATTCCGATATTGATCTGGCTAAAGAGATCATGGCTCAGGAGGTTCTCTCCCATAAATATTCCATCGATGTCCGGTCAGAAGATGATATTGAAGCCGGAGTCCCAAGAGTACCGGTCAGAGTGGTCATGTTGAGTGATTTTTCTGTGAACCTGAGGGCCTGGGCAT
This genomic window contains:
- a CDS encoding Ig-like domain-containing protein, producing MVLSSCANPMPPTGGPRDTQAPDITNTEPETGTVNFDGRRFDIEFSEYINRSSVASAISVEPDLGFDFSLKWKRTRLSITFEDELPDSTTLIITLGPQISDTRGNKLGKPYSMAISTGDRIDSGALTGRILSARDGSSLSERTVFLYREPFNLEERANYKAQTDTSGRYSFSYLKEGNYRALLVDDRNRNNTWDPQNESAYPFDKEMVQIEEEITDTLNTIYVAQRDTLSPELQGVGLLSKRRMRLRFSEGIRVLPDNEISISDSSGNLWSKAYLLYPSPEDPFVLFAQTEKELIESMSFSIYLRGFEDESGNTLKENKLEFNGSAQQDTTFQRLIGINSREIDLRDSLVITFAAPVTQPEIIDSTVIIEGDVAFKDWPGLDTLRNKLIISPQGEWIRDIDYQFQVWDPATRKRNPFTPEIWDSTDYGAIELILSGADSTSVYDVILEDEGGQILREESFSRTLLLSGLAPLKYRLIVFRDDNDNQEWDSGTVVPYSPPEKYYVQFPVTIENGFTSTIRLSFN
- a CDS encoding mechanosensitive ion channel family protein; protein product: MNDLISQYIPEIYQLPLIIGVIIALTIITASVVSRLFKVLVVKYREQNDESGLTSMLFLRRSIVVLIYIAGFSFAIYMIPQFRVIAGSLLAGAGLLAVAVGFASQQALSNIIGGLFIVIFKPYKITDRIQVRTDLVGVVEDINLRHTVIRNFENKRIIIPNSVISNEVLINSNYEDDKICKWIDLSISYDSDIDLAKEIMAQEVLSHKYSIDVRSEDDIEAGVPRVPVRVVMLSDFSVNLRAWAWADDPPKAFELGCDLLESIKKEFDAQGIEIPFPYRTIVQKSDLTRDKKDREERASS